The following proteins come from a genomic window of Miscanthus floridulus cultivar M001 unplaced genomic scaffold, ASM1932011v1 fs_469_1_2, whole genome shotgun sequence:
- the LOC136531866 gene encoding putative pentatricopeptide repeat-containing protein At5g08490 isoform X1, translating to MCARYRSLGRTSYAAASASSRKAARRALHAAAPASGHMKSQRGSAPLGLAAPAAQHIGRMLAEGLRPGALELAAAIRSASALPGGGGGAALAGCLHGLAVKAGRVASSATVAKAVMGAYGRFGPLADALLVFDEMARPDAVCWNILITACSRRGLFVDAFVLFRSMLSCGVVGQSMPTAVTVAVIVPACAKWRHLRTGRSVHGYVVKTGLASDTLCGNALVSMYAKCGGSRAMDDAHRAFSSIRCKDVVSWNSVIAGYIENRLFQEALVLFSQMISQGSRPNYSTVASILPVCSFTEFGRYHGKEVHSFMVRHGLEMDVSVSNALMTHYSKVLEMKAVESIFASMDVRDIVSWNTIIAGYVMNGYHYRALGLFHELLSTGIAPDSVSFISLLTACAQVGDVKAGMGVHGYILQRPVLLQETSLMNALVTFYSHCDRFDDAFRAFTDILNKDSISWNAILSACANSEQHIEKFFVLMSEMCGGVNQWDSVTVLNVIHVSTFCGIKMVREAHGWSLRVGYTGETSVANAILDAYVKCGYSHDACILFRNHAGRNIVTDNIMISCYLKNNCIEDAEVIFNHMAEKDLTSWNLMIQLYAQNDMDGQAFSLFNHLQSEGLKPDIVSIANILEACIHLCSVQLVRQCHAYMLRASLEDIHLEGALVDAYSKCGNITNAYNIFQVSSKKDLVTFTAMIGCYAMHGMAEEAVELFSKMLKLNIRPDHVVLTTLLSACSHAGLVDAGIKIFKSIREIHRVVPTAEHYACMVDLLARSGHLQDAYMFALDMPPHAVNANAWSSLLGACKVHGEIKIGQLAADQLFSMEEGDIGNYVIMSNIYAADEKWDGVEHVRKLMKSQDMKKPAGCSWIEVEKTRHLFIASDTNHQDRSCIYDMFGSLYQQIKDTQMQNMTMMKSM from the coding sequence ATGTGCGCACGCTATCGCAGCCTCGGCCGCACGAGCTATGCAGCAGCATCTGCTTCTTCTCGCAAGGCGGCGCGTCGCGCGCTCCACGCGGCGGCGCCCGCTTCCGGTCACATGAAGAGTCAGCGCGGTAGCGCGCCGCTCGGGCTCGCTGCCCCCGCCGCGCAGCACATTGGGCGTATGCTGGCCGAGGGCCTCCGGCCGGGCGCGCTCGAGCTCGCCGCGGCGATCAGGTCGGCCTCGGCGctcccgggcggcggcggcggcgccgccctcgCGGGGTGCCTCCACGGGCTCGCCGTGAAGGCCGGGCGCGTGGCGAGCAGCGCGACGGTGGCGAAGGCGGTCATGGGCGCGTACGGGAGGTTCGGGCCCCTCGCGGACGCCCTCCTGGTGTTCGACGAAATGGCGCGCCCCGACGCGGTGTGCTGGAACATCCTCATCACCGCGTGCTCTCGCCGTGGGCTTTTCGTGGACGCTTTTGTTTTGTTCCGGTCGATGCTCTCCTGTGGCGTGGTGGGGCAGAGCATGCCGACCGCAGTGACAGTGGCTGTAATTGTTCCGGCATGCGCAAAGTGGAGGCATTTGCGGACCGGCAGAAGCGTCCATGGCTACGTGGTGAAAACTGGTTTGGCGTCAGATACTCTCTGTGGAAATGCATTGGTGTCAATGTATGCAAAATGTGGTGGAAGCAGGGCAATGGATGATGCACATAGAGCGTTTTCTTCTATTCGCTGTAAAGATGTTGTTTCATGGAATTCGGTCATCGCAGGGTACATAGAGAATCGGTTATTTCAAGAGGCACTTGTGCTGTTCAGTCAGATGATCTCACAGGGATCTCGTCCAAATTATTCAACAGTGGCTAGTATTCTTCCTGTGTGCTCATTCACGGAGTTTGGGAGGTATCATGGGAAAGAAGTGCACAGTTTCATGGTCAGGCATGGTTTGGAAATGGATGTATCTGTTTCTAATGCACTGATGACACATTATTCCAAAGTGCTTGAAATGAAGGCTGTAGAATCAATATTTGCAAGTATGGATGTGAGGGATATTGTATCATGGAACACCATTATTGCAGGATATGTGATGAATGGGTATCACTATAGAGCATTGGGCCTGTTTCATGAGCTTCTGTCTACAGGAATTGCTCCTGATTCTGTTTCTTTTATCAGTCTGCTCACTGCTTGTGCTCAAGTAGGTGATGTCAAAGCAGGGATGGGGGTTCATGGTTATATCCTTCAAAGGCCAGTACTTCTTCAAGAAACATCCTTAATGAATGCTCTTGTCACTTTTTATAGCCACTGTGATAGGTTTGATGATGCTTTCCGTGCTTTCACCGATATTCTGAACAAAGACTCAATTTCATGGAATGCGATTCTCTCTGCTTGTGCCAACAGTGAACAGCATATCGAGAAGTTCTTTGTACTGATGAGTGAAATGTGCGGTGGGGTAAATCAGTGGGATTCTGTCACAGTCTTGAATGTTATACACGTGAGTACCTTCTGCGGGATTAAGATGGTCCGTGAAGCTCATGGGTGGTCCCTACGAGTTGGTTATACAGGTGAAACTTCAGTAGCAAATGCTATTCTGGATGCTTATGTGAAGTGTGGCTACTCACACGATGCGTGCATACTTTTCAGAAACCATGCTGGGCGAAACATTGTAACTGATAATATAATGATTTCTTGCTACCTGAAAAATAACTGTATAGAGGACGCTGAGGTGATCTTCAACCATATGGCTGAGAAAGACCTGACTTCATGGAATTTGATGATCCAGTTGTATGCGCAGAATGACATGGATGGTCAAGCTTTCAGTCTGTTTAATCACTTGCAATCTGAAGGCTTGAAGCCTGATATTGTTAGCATTGCAAACATTCTTGAGGCTTGCATCCATTTGTGTTCTGTACAGCTTGTGAGACAATGCCATGCCTACATGCTCAGAGCATCCCTAGAAGACATCCATCTTGAAGGAGCTCTTGTTGATGCGTACTCAAAGTGCGGCAACATAACCAATGCATATAACATCTTTCAGGTCAGCTCAAAGAAGGACCTTGTTACATTCACTGCCATGATTGGATGTTATGCGATGCATGGAATGGCAGAAGAGGCAGTAGAGCTGTTCTCTAAAATGCTTAAACTTAATATTAGGCCAGACCATGTAGTTCTGACCACGCTCCTGTCAGCATGCAGTCACGCAGGGCTGGTTGATGCAGGAATCAAAATTTTCAAGTCCATCAGAGAGATTCACAGAGTTGTACCAACAGCAGAACACTATGCGTGTATGGTTGACCTTCTTGCCCGTAGCGGACATCTCCAAGATGCATATATGTTTGCCTTGGATATGCCCCCTCATGCGGTCAATGCCAATGCATGGAGCTCCCTGCTAGGGGCATGCAAGGTCCATGGTGAGATCAAAATTGGCCAACTCGCTGCTGATCAGTTGTTCTCAATGGAAGAGGGGGACATTGGGAACTATGTCATTATGTCAAACATCTATGCAGCTGATGAGAAATGGGATGGTGTTGAGCATGTCCGGAAACTGATGAAGTCCCAGGATATGAAAAAACCTGCAGGATGCAGCTGGATTGAGGTTGAGAAGACTAGGCATTTGTTCATAGCCAGCGATACTAACCACCAAGATAGGTCTTGTATCTACGATATGTTTGGAAGTTTGTATCAGCAAATCAAAGATACACAGATGCAGAACATGACAATGATGAAATCTATGTGA